From the genome of Nocardia mangyaensis:
GGTGAACCAGTTGATGATGACCAAGCTGGCGCTCAACGCCGCGCTCAACGCCCAGGGCGTCGCCAACTCGGCCATGATCAGCACCGCCTTCGACGGCGTCTCGCGCCACACCCGCGAGGGGTACGCCTTCCAGACGCGCGCCGCGACGGTCGGTTTCCGCGAGGCGGTGCGGGAGCGCGACGAGCCCTTCGGGGACCACAAGCGCGCTCAGTTCGAACGCTGAGGTCAGGGCAGCACGTGGGGAATGAGGTGCGGTGCCTGCTGGGCGACCAGCGTCCCGAGGTAGGCGCCCGTGTAGTACCCGGCGTAGGTGCCGACCACGCCGCCGATGACGCCACCGGCGACCGCGCCGACCGGCACGCTCAGACCTCCGGTGGGCAGGGCCAGCGGGGTGGCCAGGGCGGTGCCGCCCGCCACACCGAGGGCGACGCCGGTGATGCCGCCGATCACCTGGCCCGCGGTCGAGCCGAGGTAGGTGGCGTTCTCCTCCGGGCTGGCGATCGGCGCCGCGGCGGCCACCGGCTGGGCGGCCAAGGGGGCGACCGCAGCTGCCGGCCGCGCGACGGGCGCCGTGACGGCGGGCTGCCATGCGCTGGAGATCGGCTGTGCCGCAAGGTATTCGGCTGAGTCTTCGGTGAAGTCGTCAGCGATCGGAGCGGCCGTCGCGGCGATCGCGCGCTCCGGCGGGATGACCGCGTGGTCCGGCGCGATGTGCGCGTGCTCCGGCACGGCGGCCGTGGGCTCCTGCGCGTCGGGCGTGTGCGTGACGGTCTGCACCTGCGCGGCCTGCGCGGCACCGGGGCCCACGCCGAAGGCGATCGCCGCGGGCAGTGCCACCGCGACGGGAAGTCCCTGCAATGCCTTGCGACGCTTGCTCACTGCCCTGTGTCGTCCTGCCATCTGAGATGTCCTTCCCGAGTCCAGTCCGTCGCACGGCTCATCGCGGCCGGCGCGTCGAGTGCTACGGCTTGTGATCGGCCTCGCTCGCCGACGTGTCGGCTATGACGCCGGTCGGGCATTGACAAGTGGCGGTCTGCGATGTCCAATTGATAGGACATCCAACTATTGGTCTCCCTGTCACCTGTGCGCTCGGCGTACCGACAGCAACGGAGTAGGACTGGCATGGTTCGCGAACTCACTCACTTCATCGGTGGTCAGCACGTCAAGGGCGCTTCGGGCGCGTTCGGTGATGTCTTCGATCCCAACATCGGGCAGGTCCAGGCCCGGGTGCCGTTGGCGAACACCGCCGAGGTCGAGGCCGTGATCGCCAACGCGGCCGAAGCTCAGCTGGTGTGGGCGGCGTTCAATCCGCAGAAGCGGGCTCGGGTGCTGATGAAGTTCCTGAGCTTGGTCAACGACGAGATGGACAGCCTGGCTGCCCTGCTGTCCTCGGAGCACGGCAAGACGATCGCTGACGCCAAGGGCGACATTCAGCGAGGGCTCGAGGTGATCGAGTTCGCGATCGGTATCCCGCATCTGCTCAAGGGCGAATACAGCGAGAGCGCTGGTGCCGGCATCGACGTGTACTCGATGCGCCAGCCGCTCGGCGTGGTCGCCGGTATCACGCCGTTCAACTTCCCGGCGATGATCCCGCTGTGGAAGGCGGGCCCCGCGCTGGCGTGTGGCAACGCGTTCGTGCTCAAGCCCTCCGAGCGTGACCCGTCGGTGCCGCTGCGGTTGGCTGAGCTGTTCCTCGAGGCGGGGTTGCCGCCGGGGGTGTTCAACGTGGTCAACGGTGGCAAGGAAGCGGTGGACGCGATCCTGCACGATCCGCGGATCAAGGCCGTCGGGTTCGTCGGGTCGACCCCGATCGCGCAGTACATCTATGAGACCGCGACCGCCAACGGTAAGCGGGCGCAGTGTTTCGGTGGCGCGAAGAACCACGCGATCGTGATGCCCGACGCCGATCTCGATGATGTCGCCGATCAGCTCATCGGCGCGGGCTACGGGTCCGCGGGTGAGCGATGCATGGCGATCTCGGTGGCGGTGCCGGTGGGGGAGGAGACCGCTGATCGGTTGGTCGCCAAGCTGACCGAACGCGTCCACAAGCTCAATGTGGGTCGTTCCGATGATCCCGGCGCCGACTTCGGTCCGCTGGTCGGGCGTGATGGCGTGGACCGGGTTACCGACTACGTCCAGATCGGTATCGATGAGGGCGCCGAACTGGTTGTCGACGGTCGCGGATTGACCGTCGATGGTGCCGAGGACGGCTACTTCGTCGGTGCGACCTTGTTCGACCGGGTCACCGCCGACATGCGCGTCTACAAGGAAGAGATCTTCGGCCCCGTGGTGACCGTGGTCCGCGCCGCCGATTACGAAGCGGCGCTGCGGTTGGCCGATGAACACGAGTACGGCAATGGTGTCGCCATC
Proteins encoded in this window:
- a CDS encoding CoA-acylating methylmalonate-semialdehyde dehydrogenase, translated to MVRELTHFIGGQHVKGASGAFGDVFDPNIGQVQARVPLANTAEVEAVIANAAEAQLVWAAFNPQKRARVLMKFLSLVNDEMDSLAALLSSEHGKTIADAKGDIQRGLEVIEFAIGIPHLLKGEYSESAGAGIDVYSMRQPLGVVAGITPFNFPAMIPLWKAGPALACGNAFVLKPSERDPSVPLRLAELFLEAGLPPGVFNVVNGGKEAVDAILHDPRIKAVGFVGSTPIAQYIYETATANGKRAQCFGGAKNHAIVMPDADLDDVADQLIGAGYGSAGERCMAISVAVPVGEETADRLVAKLTERVHKLNVGRSDDPGADFGPLVGRDGVDRVTDYVQIGIDEGAELVVDGRGLTVDGAEDGYFVGATLFDRVTADMRVYKEEIFGPVVTVVRAADYEAALRLADEHEYGNGVAIFTRDGDTARDFAARVQVGMVGINVPIPVPIAYYTFGGWKRSGFGDLNQHGPDSIRFYTKTKTVTQRWPAGLKETNAFVIPTMD